Part of the Cydia fagiglandana chromosome 26, ilCydFagi1.1, whole genome shotgun sequence genome, GGGCCTAGGACCAGATACATGAGACACTAGTGTCTCACGTCAAAAGACACTTTTGCTCAATGATATTCTAATTTGCTAATTGGTTTTAATTGTAGAAATAACGGCATCCTTCCGGGGGCACTCTCTAGATGGCACTAAGATGAGTTTCCCTGAGGGCTACCGAGCTGTTGTGGCCACTGAGGCCAAGAGACCACTCTCGGAAGATGCTGATCGCAAATTCCATGtaagtattaggtacatatttaatatcaaaaaaataGCATATGTGTatatcccactgctgggcaaaggcctcccctctccctTTCCAATCCTCCCTGTCCTGAGCAAAATCCCACCAATCCCACTGGAATGCATCGctagtcgtcccgccatctcttctttacaagcttttattaagtttgacctgaccgttgtctgtctgtctgtctgtctgtaatcaaatcttgcaagttaaatttgatccacttcctggtttccgattgagctgaaattttgcatacatacgtaagtcgggtgacaaggCAATATTATGGAGTCATCAAACTGatttgatgatggagacaggaggtggccataggaactatgtgataaaacaacgaaacctaattgtttggggtttttagaattatctcgatgagcattagttgcctgtggaaagaaaagtagagtcagcgataaaagcttgtaccaaaaatgacatttttgaTAAAAACTTATTGCCCAAAATAGCCACTAGTTGGCATCCCCAATGTAGTTGTTGCCAAGGCAGATCAAGAAAGATATTATCAAAATTAACTGTTTTTATTATCAACAATTACAAATTCGTGCTGTATTTTCAGGTAGTAGGAGGCTTCAAAGACTTCATATACTGGAACTGGGACAAGAAACCGTCTAAGAATGACAACATGGTCAAAGCACTGGATTGGATAGACATTGCTGATGCGGTATGGTTAAACTTTCTAAGTTTTTTAAAATGTGAATTGCTTTGGGTAAATCAATTACAGATCGTCGAGATCCGTCGCCGCACCAAGGTGCATGACGTGGGTttcgtcattaccaaactaaaatggaattgggcaggacatatgttgctaggcagagtgaagGCAGGTGGACTACGTCGGtagtaagcggttaccgtagcctatggaggcctgtgacgtcagtaacagtgatgtcgacaaatttcgcacctgtcacgttggtgaaatagggcccaggACCAGTGCATGTGCTTGGACCCCTAAACTGTGAGTTATATTACAATACAATGGAATGTTTGTATCTTTTTCAGATCCACGGAGATTGATCTTCGAATAGACTTTAGGAGTAATGGTGAAAGATGTCCAGCACATCCAGCAACACCTCACTAACTTCAACAATTTTGCTTTTTCAAGCTTTCCTCATGGACCAACTACGTATGCacaactatagtccgttttttagggttccgtacccaaagggtaaaacaggaccctattactaagacttcgctgtccgtccgtccgtctgtctgtcaccaggctgtatctcacgaaccgtgatagctagacagttgaaatgttcacagatgtatttctgttgccgctataacaacaaatactaaaaacagaataaaataaatagttaagtggggctcccatacaacaaacgtgatttttgaccaaagttaagcaacgtcgggcgtggtcagtacttggatgggtggccgtatttttttcttttttttccgtttttatttgcattatggtacggaacccttcgtgcgcgagtccgactcgcacttgcccggtttttttgcattagaaataaggtaaacaatcttgatgtgtcttttaaacgaaaaacacgttttataaataaattacggcaaatatgtaacaattatgaatctaatacgatcatttatattcttttgctttcataagtaatagttattgatttttaaaaagtttttcaattaaaagacatgtcaagatcgcttaccttcttgaaagttctttctaatgctaaaaaaaacgaactacagttgTGCCATAAGGAATTTATTtctaattacacaaacgggtctaccgcgatataattagcgatgtgacgagtccactttttctcaactcgaatcgattcggccattgatccgagttgaaattcgaactgactcgactcgacggtttgcgtggttgcgaggtcacgggccgcggagccgcacacgagtcaagcggcagttgttgtaaaaagaaccttcggggtaccgaattaaggtttatttttcaatggctaTACTagcagtgaactcgactcgggatggcgaatcaagcggcagttgttgtaaaaagaaccttcgggctacggaattaaggtttatttttgaatggtcatagtaccagtcaactcggattgagacagcgaatcaagcggcagttgttgtaaaaagaaccttcgggctatcgaattaaggtttatttttgaatggccttagcgtagcgttgactcggctcggagagttggcgaattggcgattcatgcggatcggataccaagttaccagtcagttttgattcggattgccaatagtcttgattcgaatcaactcatctgtaggttgattcgaatcagataactcgactcgcccatcgctagatataatttcattgtttttacctttaattccgattTAATttagtgtaattaaatatgtgtacaaaacgcgagagtttaaagtgttataatttatttctaattcgtggtagtggcgccccctacgcagacgcagtttcgcgtaatattccctattgtaataagtacttatttaatgaatcaataaaacaatatgataatagtttcattatttatttcacaCACATCTCTTTTTTAAACATCTGTAGGCACAAGTAGCGATACATCACTCCATCTCAATGTGTCCTCAAAtctatataataaattatattttatgtatggttttatacattttattttctacCTTTAAACtggcgacataaaatagtagaaattaaattaaatataactaAAACAATTCCATACTGAATttttgccatgtttaagcattttatgtGAAAAATGTGACAGCTACGTAGGAAGCGGCGCCCTCTATAATTTTCTACAAGGTCGATATTCAGACGAATGTCAATGGTaatatttttaagacatatttAAGGTAGAAAATAAAATGCTTAAAAACCTTGACAAACTTGAGGTACAGAGTAGTTAAATTATAGATAGTATGTTTCGAATTTCAGCTGGCGTAGATGGTGCTGCACGGCTCCGTACGTTGTgcggtaaaaatattttcgtttgaCAATCCAGTTATCACAGCACATGTCACGCGACACCATCTACCTCAGCTGTCAAAAGTGCCCCAAGGCACGATTTTTCTACTAATTTCCagacgataaaaaaaaaaattgatttatgattttaaggaaccgacatttttttaaatcgtgAATAGATTATAGTGACGAAACGCTACATTATTCCCCGGCTGTAGCTCACTTCGCTAGAATCACACATGTCGCCAgcaaatattatattcaatttaattaaaagcaCGAGGAATATCGTACAACGACCCGCCTCAATCGAACGCGCGTAATTTCATTgctaaagtcagaccaagaaaagtctgctgcggatttgatagtccacgcagtgcaagtattattttaaacgtcaaacttctatgatattatgacgtataaaataacacttgcactgcgtgggctatcagatccgctgcagacttttcttggtccgactctatatcGCTCGCACAGTCAGAGACACTCCTcgcttcgggcaaactcggctccgttcggttcAGCATtgttccgagcaattattagggttgacataACATGTCGTCCCGGTCCGTACACGACcatagataagataattacttgaattttgacaaccctaaatagtggaaagtgattcgaccctgaatcactgtcaaacttcggttttgtatgaagtgtcctttctgtacggtagtactattacttattttgTGGCATAGAGTCATTGACCGCCGGCATCATGGGCGGTACAGCAATATATACGAGCGATAAAGATAttgtaacgtagtacatttttctaaattcaaaataagtattttgggtcgattgaaaattaaaagaaaaatacctcttcttatttcaacgtttttaacggtgtccaaaacaaacctcattgattgcatttctatgcataatctgttgcattcagatgcatctctcgatgcttatctgttgtcggggttgtcatatgactaaaattaattaaaacttgagatatttatgttgtcactccaggaaaactttgtatgaagtaggtaggatttataagataaaaaacaattttgatttaaaacaaaacatagaaattacagacttacaaagtggctctggaatgaaacaatattagattaaatggtaaaaatatatttcttaggctcaggagtgatattgtctaaataattcagacagaattttcgtgggatttgtgtcttcaagggactgccaccctaccttagggctctcagggactccatattggagatcattcgagaatgataggcacatttgatttgggaacccctctggggacactcgctcgcaagagcccaatttgtgggaagaccacactttcggcatggtggtctgaaagatggaaacggcttgagtccttcggaagctccactgagtgagtagaaattaaatttcgtggtgatcgactccacaatggcgcgaaacgttgtgggtttgttcttaaccaaattttggttctttgcagagagactcctgctcgagggaagggagcgctccgccagaaggcttagcagctaccagtgcggtgagccaaatttccaatggtttcatctcttttctagcggccataaagggcgtaggctaatataaccttttctcggttttcaggagcCGGGATTCATCTATTTActgatttattcattcatttatttcattcgttgagtaatttatctcaaaagcttcaaaaatcctagaagtcaatttagttttggagacctcctggagcgaAGAATTTAAACACGCCATCTACCTCTGCCACGTCATtttggtaccacgtgcgcggcccctgagctctacgtctccgctcagcatctagcttcaccggggaaagcagcctgtcaccccgctgcatctgaggaacgtttaaattctgaggtcggtcctttccatgatttaatttagtagggcatcagcgccagctgcaaagtttagaataaatttagaattttgagcaaccactaaagtaagataaagacatttgaaaatcctggtacatagtatttagtataaaataaattagttcttaaataagtagaattctgtgtgaagctttatcctggacctgttaagcggcccagctttccactgagctaagttctgaatttaggtgtcgtcaaatcaagttaaaggttcacGTAGAAGTCAACAAGTTTAGATTTATCAACTAACATTCCataggcaagatatttaggcttaaataaagtttctataatataatttgtgttcacctttttcatctcccaaaataggttcctatagcaagcaattttagacaccacatttttactaagtatttaatttaattttttttttgtgctaacgtgctatagctttctttgaacaagccggagctttgcaatttatttaaccCCTTTAAAATAGTACGTTTCAATATGAACAGGGTCAATATACAAAATTCCTCGTTCTAAGCGTCCTTTCTTTACGTGAcccgtgtcgatttaaaacactcccttcggtcgcgttttaatttatcacgagttgcgaattacctattcgcacttGTATtatacgttttacagtacatatggcaatttaaattttcgacataggcacGGAAAGTGCTTATTCCCACACAAGTGCgggaaagtagcaccatatgtactgtaaagtatATAAAATTCGTTTTTATAAAGAGTATTTTCAACATTATGACAAGGAATAATTGTGACGTAgcacgagtaaaggtaccttatggcggttggcgcttacgctattattaacgccgctccaattaTATTGCgatgctatgcgacgtaagcgccagctgccataaggtacctttacccgtggaacgtcgCAATTACGGTTAAATTATTTCACAATCATTATTTTAATCctgatgtaataaaaataagtttgttGTTGATTTTAAGTATTAAACGCATTTTAAGTACAAACCTTTGTGATTTTGCCAGATTTAACCAGACATCAGATTTTAGGGGGCAACATTTAATGACAAATCTATGTATAAATGTAATAcgtttaaacgagcaattcttgtttatttatatatatgtatatacatatttcggggatctcagaAACGGCTAACGATtgcgatgaaatttgctatatgggggttttcgggggcgacacatcgatctagctaggtcttatctatgggaaaacgcgcatttttgagtttttatatgttttcaaaGCTCGGTCCCCAGATATTACGTGTCCAATGAAAGGTCCCACTTCGTCGGTTACCATAAAGACGACATTTGCTTGTATTTCTATATAAATAACACCTGTCAAAGCGTCCTTATGGCATACGACAAAATGGTACTTAATGCTTGGAAACGACACATGATAATTGAGTTTCTCGATATAGGAACTATCTACCTGTCATTAATTTTTGACCCCTAAAATCTGGAACTCTGGATATAACATTTAGTATTTAGTTTTTCAAGATATacgtgacgttatctatgaaaagagGCCTTAttatcgatggcgcttacgccattatgaacgatgctccgatataaatacacaCGCTGTggggcgtaagcgccatcgataataaggtcccttttcatagataatgccccataatatttttttttataaaatttaagtaaACATTGTCTAGTGATATTTAACTTTATCTCATGGCTATCTGAATATAAATCTTTTACCATCTCACTCTAGCAGATAGCTACATCTCGCTTTACAGgtttatttatatgaataaataaataaaaaaaatataggtacagtcatagGATCCAGCGAAGTGTGCCACTTTATGTTAGATACATGATTATTTCATATCTACTATAGTTATAAACTTCTGAGAAGAAATTTCAACATATCAATTTGATATATTGAACCACTATTATAAACATAGTATTCCGCACACTAATATTATCGAGAACTAAATCTGTCCCTATCTTTTCCTTATTGTTGGAAAGAGAcaatattataaactgaaataaatagtataaatataatatatatatagtagtgtatatttatatagtagtgtttctacttgataaaaacaaattaaaatatttcctggaaataatttaatttgttcaaatacttcattgtataCTTCATTGTAGAGACAATATTAGTGTGCAGAGCCATATAATCTTCTACCATctgtacatatatttaagtatggataatctttttttttttatataaaatttcaaACGCActgtacataatatttaatacaCTTCGAATCTTGGGAGATCTATGTATATTTTGAGTAGAGTTTATTTAACACATATATGACGTTGGCATATACATCATTattatgtataactttagtttaatattttacaacaGGGCGTAATGAGACTTATTATTCCCTCCCAATGTAAAACTATTTACAAGCATTAGCATATAAGCATCAAAAACATTGATTATTATAATttgtacttaaataaatgtaaatgatgaacaaaaaaaacatttaagagCGAGACAATAAGTCGCAAGCCCTTCACAATATGTGGCATTCTCTGCCAAAAGGATACTTAATGTCGTTTGTCAATAAGATGCTATTTCCATATAAACAGCTTTTATTTGAAATCGACAACccacaatgtggtaccttttggttgaaaacgtcacatataCTCAACCATAGTCTCCCAATAACTCTGATTtaaagtaccatcgcccacactgtcaaATATACATCGGACCATGCCTTtaataataaggtccaccgatgtacagttagaagTGTTGCTGTACCCGATTATCTCCCAGATTGGCTCTGTTTTTCATCATCACCGCACCGGCAGTCCTCATTTATGGAGTCCAGAGACATGAGGCTCTCCTGAGAGGTCCGTAAACAGGACCTACATCTCGAATCAACCGAGGCCCCGCTCTGAGAGTTCGCATCTTCTGACACCGACTCCAAAGACCTCAAACTTTCAACCGAGGTAAGCTTGTATGACCGTCTGAACTCAGCTATCTCTTCCTCGCTCATGTTTAACGCTAGCAAGGAGTCTCTAGCTATTTTCCCTAGAGACGACACCTTTTTCTTTTTCTTGAACAATATCGAGTCCATTTTGGTTAACGGTGAAGGCTTGTTCAAGCTCTCCGGCAAAGATTTTGGACTGGAACCGCTTCGCGATCGTAATTTCGTTCTCCTTTCTGGTATATCCCTCGGCGTCGAGACTACTTCAGGCACTTTGAAAGCGATGGTTTTCTTCTGACTCTCCTCGCACTGCGAGATGTCTTCGGCTGAGTTAGATTTTTTAAGCTTCGCTCTCTCAGGGATGACCGGGGACGTCTTCAAGTCTTTAAACACTTCTGGCTCAATCGCTTCGTCTACAATCAGTTCTGGTGACATATCGAGGAGTTGCTCCTTAATTTCTGCGTCTCTTAATTCTTGAGCTAAGCTAGGTTCAGCTTCAGACTTTTCAACAGCTAACCCCTGGTTTTCATAAATCAGGTACGATAACGCGTCTTTACCTAAATCGACACTTTCCAAATCTTTTTTCTCACCCTCCAATGTGACGCCGCTGTCGCTCGAtgtgtttttatcatcaaatttGATATCGTCAATGTAATCTAACTGCGCGTTTTCTATCGTCTCGTCACATGTTTCCTCTATAGTAGCTATGGGCGCTAAATCTTGATTTTTCTCTTCTACCTTAGGATCATTGTCTAACGTTACTTCCCAAACTGTATTTACTATTGGTTGACTTTTAACCTGTTTCTCCGTCAGTTCAAAAGCTAGCGCTTTAGTCATAGTGGAAGTCAATGTGTTTTCAGGGCTTATATTTTCTTTGATGCCCCGGATAACCTTGCTGGGTAGTTTGTCAACCGGTTGTCCGGTTTCCGGACTCTGCTTGTCTGGAGTGTTCTCAGAGCCGGACGCTTTTAAGACCGCAGCGAAAGACCTAGGTCTGATGGTCTCTCTATCTTTATCTTCTTTAGATTCCTCCCCGGCGTTTTTGTTGGTGTCTGGCTTACTCGTatcatagtttttatttaagtcGTTGGGTTTACTGAGATCTAGTATATCACGCGCTCTCGCCACGTCTCTGTTGCCGTTGGCGCTAACGTCACACTTTAAGCTTAAACCTAAATTTTGTACTAAATTGTCATCGGTGGTTTTTTCGGTAACTTTTTCTATCTCCGGCTCGCTCGCCTCTGAGTTGCCTTGCTGCAAAGACTGGAACTCGCTCAGCGTGTTATCCGTGTCCGTCGACGGCGTTTTACTATCAAGTTTCTTCGAGAAAGATTCATCCACGAAAGAAACTTGGACTCTCTCCGAAAGAGTCGAATCTGTGGCTTCCGACAGACTTTCTACATCTTCTCTCTCTTCTGTCTTTTCTGTGGCGCTGCCCCAGGACCAGAAGGAGCTGGTGAGAGAAGAATCCTTTCTAGGAGGAGTGTTCGAAGCGGATTTCTTCTCGTCTTCAGAGTTTCTAGAAAATATACTGGTGGGGTGTTGGAAGAGGCTTAGTAATTTTTCTAAATGGCCCGGCATTTTGGATTCCTTTTCCGGCTCCTTCGGTATATGGAAACTGGCTGAAGGCGCGACCCACGATATTTTCCTCATCCTGTCCAAACCTTTCGTCTTCAGCGCGGGCACATCGAGCAAACTAGAGGTTCTTTTAGGGGAGCAGGTGAGCGTTTCATGTTGGAAACCATCTTTCTTTACAGTTTCTTTTAAACTCGAATTGTTCGTTAAAGTGCCTTCATTGGACGAGTTATCCTCTTTATTTTCTGTTGGATTTTGCAAGGAATACTCTATACCGGAATCCGCTGAAGTTACCATGACTTTTTCCTGTCTGGACTCCAAGGAGCTCACGCTAGCCTCTAGGCTGGAAAGTGATCCGTGTATCTTCTTGTTTTTCccaaatattatcggagatacACTCTCGTTGGAGCTTACAGACATGTTTAAGAAGTTCCCGCTGTTGACCGGAGTAACTTCACTAGTGGATTCTATACTGCTCTCAGTAGAGAATACCACAGTTTTTCTTCTATCCAGTTCTGAATCTGATTCGACGGATTCCTGTATGATTATAGGTTTGGCCGGCTCTATCGCGTTCAAACTCTCCATGGAGCTTCCGGATATTTCCAAAGAGGAACTGCTATCGCAGAACGGGCTCCCGATCAACTTTTTGTTCATAAGCCTGGAGACTTCTAAATCGGGGCTGTCCAGGCTCGATTCGCTTTTGTTTTTCTTAAGAACTACATTATCTCGATTAATAACAGGTACATCGTCAAAGGTATCTAATTTGCTATCTATATTTATATCAGTTTGCGTGCAATCACTCACTTTAACAGGTTTAACAGTTTTGGTTCTGTCGCGCATCTCTTCTATAAGGTTGCCGAGGTCTTCCGTAATCGCTTCTATCTGCTTCATGGCGACATCGTCACGTTTCTCGACTACTTTCTCCTCTTTGATTTGGTCGCGCGCTTTGGACGTATCTACCGTCTCCTTCTTCACCGTAACGGACACCTGTACATCGATCATCTCACTCTCACTCACCGCTTTGCTATTTTTAACTAATTTCGTCTcggttttagttattttattatcacCTATTACACTAACCGCCTCGTCGTGAGACAGACTCTCCGTCTTATCGTGGAAAACGTTCTCCAACTCACTATCACTAACCGTAACACTATTTAATCTATTAACAACAGTTTCATCACTCGTTTTATCACTTTTTGTCTTTTCAGTTTTAACATCCTCTTTTTCACTGTCATTCACACTAGTGTCTTTAATGATTACAGTTTCATTAACATTGTCTGTCACTTTATTTATTGTTACTTCTTTATAACTCTCTTTCGCACTAGTGTTTTTAATTACAGTTTCATTAACATTGTCTGTCACTTTAGTTATTGTTATTTCATCACTCTCTTTCGCACTAGTGTTTTTAACTATTACAGGTTCACCGTCTGTCACTTTCGTTATATCATTGGTACAGTCTGTGTGCCCACTGTTGGGCTTGTGCTTGGTGGTCATAGGCGTGGGCGGGGGGGAGGGCGCGGAGGGGTTGTACATGGTGTCCATGTTGCGCGTGACGGAGAAGCGGGAGGACCGCAGGGTCGGTTGCTCCGGCGTGGCGGACTGTACTTGGATTTGTGGCGGCTCTGCTACCTGAAAAACAAATGCCATTTTGTTATACGTGTTGATTAACATACCTGATCTAATTACTAATTTGTTTTTTCCTAGGCCCGGCTGTAGGCCTTTTTGTAAACAGAatttcgtgaaattttgtgtgcAGGTacgataattgttttattttaaggcgtactacactgtaaatgattttataaacgatagagatgcttttaagccggtagcttgattggtttcattagtataataagaattaaataaatattgttttttttacactgaattaaatatgctagtgtccagtagaattgacacatgagacaatgatgttctcgcttgattatattgtttaatttaattttagttttggacactttgagaccttatacatctctaagtacatatttatttatttgatttttatttttgattgtacatacttacctatatttttaatgtttctgacacttagagacctttacatctctaagtcaacttaggctagtaattatgtgaagctatattactgtctttttatgtaacatatgagcacaaaatgccgtgtcttacagctacatgttattactattttaatattaatataggccggtagcttgaacatgtcatgctcgcttaaaagtctttgcttacggtggcgttgttgatcgggtcgccactttcccgaatgaaggttgagggaggcgatggctgagatacgcgtcatactcgtgaacgggtgctgtttgtggagactggtctgttaagctaacacgagctattatacttagtaacttttattaattaattacagtgagacgcctcattctgttctcgtatgtttcttttcttttaatgaatgtattaattatacaggatattgactcttggagaccctatacatctctaaggataacttgataaactatataatcttatagttctgacacctagagacatttacacctctaaatattatagattttttgtgtgtgtttttttatctgtattttgtatgtaattcgacattaagagaccatatacatctcttagtaattgtaatacgttagattgaattgttagttttaatttataaaattgttgatgttattatttttgcttttatgtaaattcaatgttgacgtgtaaaagtgcccttgtggcctatttgctgaataaatgttgatatttgatatttgatatttgatatttgatatttattcaaaaactagtatagtatgaattatcACAGATGTTTTTTCGAGTTCGGGTACTAATtcgttaaacaaaagcctttgtttcttttaagagcggtctacagctcgtgccaaagcaaccatgtcgtttaaaaagcaactatcgCGATAgcattaaggttcaaattcatatgacagcttgttcagagaacaatTAGGATAaatgtggccctagtgaaaaagggtacaagtctcgcgcagcttaggtgtaaaagggcataagtgttacttggaacttacGTCCTTTTACAACTGCGCTGTCCGATACTTGTACCCttattcactagggccacaggttTGT contains:
- the LOC134677608 gene encoding ribonuclease H2 subunit C, producing the protein MSIHVENTLQKTNKEAFEQRAHYVPCKVEEDGPANVEKYFEPYVVEEDGEITASFRGHSLDGTKMSFPEGYRAVVATEAKRPLSEDADRKFHVVGGFKDFIYWNWDKKPSKNDNMVKALDWIDIADAIHGD
- the LOC134677462 gene encoding microtubule-associated protein futsch, coding for MSTDADKETACPSVSANQSGGDGSTEEASKKKKSSRKVCFPDEEHLVTQYFEPANPWHNVPATTRAQLAADYLESCRRHNTPAIDSVLLQIRELPEGVIGGGMRAPRLTLSCCSLLGSAPCDALEAVLHRAQFRRLELECDIDDEGAEALFDMIEYYESATTVAISGPRHFGIRGWQAASRMIKKSAELSELEVSDGPIEASHAPVLARALRPAACRLRALCLQRAALAGEALLCLVIALKCNRSVRELRLCDNRLTGADAAQIAALLKINSRIQLLDLSNNQIQDAGVGHIADALVEQSTQSPPSATSSPMSPHTCPMMGGGHEARGLAFLVLWNNQLTRNAAHHLARMVRASKSLCVLNVGRNAIGAAGVRVAGAGALLSLGLQGARILADAAPLLQQALAQDTHLQRIDLRDNRLGAEGLQAILAAMETNTTLTQVDLDDPVETSSPSEELVARLTREVRALCRRNEPAAASPERRVTRKISLTCHTHCLHRSLAAEEPRAGREGREGRLRSPAPSPAGSPTPAMHPSRFSVTRVTPERSPTDTAALRSPYSTPSRFKVVQVAEPPQIQVQSATPEQPTLRSSRFSVTRNMDTMYNPSAPSPPPTPMTTKHKPNSGHTDCTNDITKVTDGEPVIVKNTSAKESDEITITKVTDNVNETVIKNTSAKESYKEVTINKVTDNVNETVIIKDTSVNDSEKEDVKTEKTKSDKTSDETVVNRLNSVTVSDSELENVFHDKTESLSHDEAVSVIGDNKITKTETKLVKNSKAVSESEMIDVQVSVTVKKETVDTSKARDQIKEEKVVEKRDDVAMKQIEAITEDLGNLIEEMRDRTKTVKPVKVSDCTQTDINIDSKLDTFDDVPVINRDNVVLKKNKSESSLDSPDLEVSRLMNKKLIGSPFCDSSSSLEISGSSMESLNAIEPAKPIIIQESVESDSELDRRKTVVFSTESSIESTSEVTPVNSGNFLNMSVSSNESVSPIIFGKNKKIHGSLSSLEASVSSLESRQEKVMVTSADSGIEYSLQNPTENKEDNSSNEGTLTNNSSLKETVKKDGFQHETLTCSPKRTSSLLDVPALKTKGLDRMRKISWVAPSASFHIPKEPEKESKMPGHLEKLLSLFQHPTSIFSRNSEDEKKSASNTPPRKDSSLTSSFWSWGSATEKTEEREDVESLSEATDSTLSERVQVSFVDESFSKKLDSKTPSTDTDNTLSEFQSLQQGNSEASEPEIEKVTEKTTDDNLVQNLGLSLKCDVSANGNRDVARARDILDLSKPNDLNKNYDTSKPDTNKNAGEESKEDKDRETIRPRSFAAVLKASGSENTPDKQSPETGQPVDKLPSKVIRGIKENISPENTLTSTMTKALAFELTEKQVKSQPIVNTVWEVTLDNDPKVEEKNQDLAPIATIEETCDETIENAQLDYIDDIKFDDKNTSSDSGVTLEGEKKDLESVDLGKDALSYLIYENQGLAVEKSEAEPSLAQELRDAEIKEQLLDMSPELIVDEAIEPEVFKDLKTSPVIPERAKLKKSNSAEDISQCEESQKKTIAFKVPEVVSTPRDIPERRTKLRSRSGSSPKSLPESLNKPSPLTKMDSILFKKKKKVSSLGKIARDSLLALNMSEEEIAEFRRSYKLTSVESLRSLESVSEDANSQSGASVDSRCRSCLRTSQESLMSLDSINEDCRCGDDEKQSQSGR